The DNA sequence TCGAACCACTGTGGCGATCGAAACTAATTCCAAAGAAGATCCAATTGCCAGTTGCACTCATGATGCTCGCAACGTTCTGTGGCATTGCCTATTTTGGAATCCTCGGTATCGTGTACGGACCGGTCATTATGATCTTGATCATTACTACTGTCAATTTATATATCGACGCAAAGCCACGATCGACGGCTAATGCTAGCTAATAGTACTACTGCAGACGGTATAATAGATAAGAATGGAATTAGCCGATTTTCAACATTTGCTACGTCAGCGCGGTGATGAGTTATATCGCGACATGCCGTGGCGCCGTGATACGAGAGCGTATTATGTGCTCGTAAGTGAATTGATGTTGCAACAAACTCAGGTAGCGCGAGTAGAACCAAAGTTCCAGGAATTTATCGCTCGTTTTCCTGACGAATCGACTTTGGCGAGTGCCAGTTTGGCCGAAGTACTCGCGTTATGGCAGGGCCTCGGCTATAACCGCCGGGCAAAATTCCTACACGCGGCGGCATCAATGGTCATGCGTGAATTTGATGGGACTATCCCTGATAGTGAATCTGAGTTGCGTCGTTTGCCAGGTGTTGGCGTTAATACAGCGGGGGCGATCTTGGCCTATGCTTTTAATCAGCCGACATTATTTATTGAAACAAATATTCGTACGGTATATATCCATCATTTTTTCAATGATGCTGACTCGGTCAGTGATCGACAGATTCACGAGCTACTATCTGAGACTATTGATCGTAGCGATCCGCGACGTTTTTACCAAAATTTGATGGATTATGGAACGTGGTTGAAAGGCCAAGGCATTCGAAACACTGCAAAGAGTCAGCACTACAAAAAACAGTCATCATTGCGGGGAAGTGTACGAGAATTACGCGGTGAAATGATCAGGGCGTTGCTCGCGGATACGTCTTCGATGGTAGAGTTCGAGAAAACGTTCGGTGCTGATAGCCGTTACCGGGCGGCATTAGATGGCTTACTCCGCGATGGGTTAGTGGAGCGAGACGAGAGCCGTATTTGGTTAACTCGGTAGACGCTATTTTTCCTGCTTGACACGAACAGCACGGTTGAAACGTTTATCGGCGGCGTCATCAGCATTTCGTGACATTGGCGGTAGTACTAGTAGACGATCTTGACCAGTTTTACCGTCATCAATGTCGATGAGGGCTTCGACAAAGAACTTCTCGATTAACCATTCGCGACCTGGTGTTGTTTGTCCAATGACAGTAATACGCCAGCGATCTTCACCCCATTGCTCGGTCTTGGTGATACGCAATGGGCGAGCTAGCATGGTTTTGCCGCGTGGTATGGCAGAAATAATTTTCTGTATTGCCTCAGTGCCGCGGACTTTGTCTCTCACGAATACG is a window from the Candidatus Saccharibacteria bacterium genome containing:
- a CDS encoding A/G-specific adenine glycosylase, which codes for MELADFQHLLRQRGDELYRDMPWRRDTRAYYVLVSELMLQQTQVARVEPKFQEFIARFPDESTLASASLAEVLALWQGLGYNRRAKFLHAAASMVMREFDGTIPDSESELRRLPGVGVNTAGAILAYAFNQPTLFIETNIRTVYIHHFFNDADSVSDRQIHELLSETIDRSDPRRFYQNLMDYGTWLKGQGIRNTAKSQHYKKQSSLRGSVRELRGEMIRALLADTSSMVEFEKTFGADSRYRAALDGLLRDGLVERDESRIWLTR